A window from Populus trichocarpa isolate Nisqually-1 chromosome 3, P.trichocarpa_v4.1, whole genome shotgun sequence encodes these proteins:
- the LOC7465469 gene encoding protein BOBBER 1 — MAILSDHEEPQQKQQTPTSPSSFSFNTVLDPSNPLGFLDSALNFLSQKSNVLKNDVSPLVKEFKKRIRAEEDSKKAEEKIRAEKKKREEEKKRMRVPNKGNGLDMESHSWAQTLQEVTITVHVPPGTKSKDVVCEIKRKSVKVGLRGHSPILDGELFETIKIDDCIWNLEDQKTVSVLLTKCDRMNWWKSLLKGGPEIDIQKAEPEPSRLSDLDPEIRSTVEKMMFDQQQEQLGLPTSKEIENESLLKLFMAQNPNFSNKNPNIDFSNMNMK, encoded by the coding sequence ATGGCTATTCTCTCCGATCACGAAGAGCCTCAACAAAAACAGCAAACCCCAACATCTCCTTCCTCATTCTCCTTCAACACGGTTCTTGATCCCTCAAACCCTCTAGGGTTTTTGGACTCTGCCCTAAACTTTTTGTCTCAAAAGTCTAATGTCCTAAAGAACGATGTCTCTCCCCTAGTTAAGGAGTTCAAGAAAAGGATCAGGGCTGAAGAGGATTCAAAGAAAGCGGAAGAAAAAATACGTGccgagaaaaagaagagagaagaggagaagaaaaggatgcGGGTTCCGAACAAAGGCAATGGTCTTGACATGGAAAGCCATTCATGGGCACAGACCCTGCAAGAAGTAACTATCACTGTTCATGTCCCTCCTGGAACGAAGTCTAAGGATGTTGTGTGCGAGATAAAGAGAAAATCTGTGAAAGTTGGACTTAGAGGCCATTCTCCAATTCTTGATGGTGAACTATTTGAGACAATCAAGATTGACGATTGTATCTGGAATCTGGAGGACCAAAAGACTGTTTCTGTTCTTTTGACAAAGTGTGACAGGATGAATTGGTGGAAGTCCTTGCTGAAGGGTGGTCCTGAGATTGATATTCAAAAAGCTGAACCAGAGCCTAGCAGGCTGTCTGATTTGGATCCAGAAATAAGGTCCACCGTGGAAAAGATGATGTTTGATCAACAACAGGAACAGTTAGGTCTCCCTACCAGCAAAGAGATCGAGAATGAAAGCCTCTTGAAGCTATTCATGGCTCAGAATCCAAACTTCTCCAACAAGAATCCAAACATTGACTTTTCCAACATGAACATGAAGTAG
- the LOC18096998 gene encoding growth-regulating factor 5 isoform X2 gives MSNSSVTVAGVGSRSPPGFTMSQWHELEHQVLIFKCLNAGLPVPPSLLLPIRKSFQLLSPGFLHPSNLSYCSYFGKKIDSEPGRCRRTDGKKWRCSKDAHPDSKYCERHMNRSRNRSRKPVESQTTSQSLSTVASEIATGSSSIGSRGYPTNPGTLGLGSNMSRWQMESMPYGVNSKDYRSLHGPKPEADEKTFLPEALGNTRSFGMNSTVDSTWHLTSQVPANPVPESRNGSLLQNYPQVQTLQDFEPLTVDAASSKQQQQQHYLFGREFSSSGSMRRENQSLQPLFDEWPKCRDMDSHLTDQRSNNNSSAVQLSMAIPMAPNPAARSYHSPNGETDA, from the exons ATGAGCAACTCATCAGTCACAGTGGCGGGGGTGGGATCAAGATCACCACCAGGTTTCACGATGTCTCAGTGGCATGAGCTGGAGCATCAAGTTCTTATCTTTAAGTGTTTAAATGCAGGGTTACCTGTCCCTCCTTCCCTTCTCCTTCCTATTCGTAAGAGTTTTCAGCTTCTTTCCCCTGGTTTCTTGCACCCATCAAATT TGAGCTACTGTTCCTATTTTGGGAAGAAGATTGACTCAGAGCCAGGGAGGTGTCGGAGGACAGATGGCAAGAAATGGAGGTGCTCCAAAGATGCTCACCCAGACTCCAAGTACTGTGAGCGGCATATGAATAGAAGCCGTAACCGTTCAAGAAAGCCTGTGGAATCACAAACTACCTCTCAGTCCTTGTCAACTGTGGCATCAGAAATTGCAACTGGGAGCAGCAGCATTGGGAGCAGAGGGTATCCAACTAATCCTGGGACCTTAGGTTTGGGAAGTAATATGTCACGTTGGCAGATGGAGTCTATGCCTTATGGTGTTAATAGTAAAGACTACAG GTCTCTCCATGGACCGAAGCCTGAAGCAGATGAGAAAACTTTCCTACCAGAAGCTTTGGGAAATACAAGAAGCTTTGGAATGAACTCTACTGTGGACAGCACTTGGCATCTCACATCCCAAGTCCCTGCAAACCCTGTGCCAGAATCAAGAAATGGTTCTCTTTTGCAAAACTACCCACAAGTACAGACACTGCAGGATTTTGAGCCCCTAACTGTTGATGCTGCATCGTcaaaacaacagcagcagcagcattatTTATTTGGAAGGGAGTTCAGTTCATCAGGATCTATGAGGCGGGAAAATCAGTCTCTTCAGCCTCTCTTTGACGAGTGGCCAAAATGCAGGGATATGGATTCCCATCTCACTGATCAAAGATCTAACAATAACTCGTCTGCTGTTCAGCTATCAATGGCCATTCCAATGGCTCCTAACCCTGCTGCGAGGAGTTATCATTCCCCAAATGGTGAGACAG ATGCTTGA
- the LOC18096998 gene encoding growth-regulating factor 5 isoform X1, with protein MSNSSVTVAGVGSRSPPGFTMSQWHELEHQVLIFKCLNAGLPVPPSLLLPIRKSFQLLSPGFLHPSNLSYCSYFGKKIDSEPGRCRRTDGKKWRCSKDAHPDSKYCERHMNRSRNRSRKPVESQTTSQSLSTVASEIATGSSSIGSRGYPTNPGTLGLGSNMSRWQMESMPYGVNSKDYRSLHGPKPEADEKTFLPEALGNTRSFGMNSTVDSTWHLTSQVPANPVPESRNGSLLQNYPQVQTLQDFEPLTVDAASSKQQQQQHYLFGREFSSSGSMRRENQSLQPLFDEWPKCRDMDSHLTDQRSNNNSSAVQLSMAIPMAPNPAARSYHSPNGETGLSGTYFSAT; from the exons ATGAGCAACTCATCAGTCACAGTGGCGGGGGTGGGATCAAGATCACCACCAGGTTTCACGATGTCTCAGTGGCATGAGCTGGAGCATCAAGTTCTTATCTTTAAGTGTTTAAATGCAGGGTTACCTGTCCCTCCTTCCCTTCTCCTTCCTATTCGTAAGAGTTTTCAGCTTCTTTCCCCTGGTTTCTTGCACCCATCAAATT TGAGCTACTGTTCCTATTTTGGGAAGAAGATTGACTCAGAGCCAGGGAGGTGTCGGAGGACAGATGGCAAGAAATGGAGGTGCTCCAAAGATGCTCACCCAGACTCCAAGTACTGTGAGCGGCATATGAATAGAAGCCGTAACCGTTCAAGAAAGCCTGTGGAATCACAAACTACCTCTCAGTCCTTGTCAACTGTGGCATCAGAAATTGCAACTGGGAGCAGCAGCATTGGGAGCAGAGGGTATCCAACTAATCCTGGGACCTTAGGTTTGGGAAGTAATATGTCACGTTGGCAGATGGAGTCTATGCCTTATGGTGTTAATAGTAAAGACTACAG GTCTCTCCATGGACCGAAGCCTGAAGCAGATGAGAAAACTTTCCTACCAGAAGCTTTGGGAAATACAAGAAGCTTTGGAATGAACTCTACTGTGGACAGCACTTGGCATCTCACATCCCAAGTCCCTGCAAACCCTGTGCCAGAATCAAGAAATGGTTCTCTTTTGCAAAACTACCCACAAGTACAGACACTGCAGGATTTTGAGCCCCTAACTGTTGATGCTGCATCGTcaaaacaacagcagcagcagcattatTTATTTGGAAGGGAGTTCAGTTCATCAGGATCTATGAGGCGGGAAAATCAGTCTCTTCAGCCTCTCTTTGACGAGTGGCCAAAATGCAGGGATATGGATTCCCATCTCACTGATCAAAGATCTAACAATAACTCGTCTGCTGTTCAGCTATCAATGGCCATTCCAATGGCTCCTAACCCTGCTGCGAGGAGTTATCATTCCCCAAATGGTGAGACAGGTTTATCTGGAACATACTTTTCCGCAACCTAG
- the LOC18096998 gene encoding growth-regulating factor 5 isoform X3, producing MSNSSVTVAGVGSRSPPGFTMSQWHELEHQVLIFKCLNAGLPVPPSLLLPIRKSFQLLSPGFLHPSNLSYCSYFGKKIDSEPGRCRRTDGKKWRCSKDAHPDSKYCERHMNRSRNRSRKPVESQTTSQSLSTVASEIATGSSSIGSRGYPTNPGTLGLGSNMSRWQMESMPYGVNSKDYRSLHGPKPEADEKTFLPEALGNTRSFGMNSTVDSTWHLTSQVPANPVPESRNGSLLQNYPQVQTLQDFEPLTVDAASSKQQQQQHYLFGREFSSSGSMRRENQSLQPLFDEWPKCRDMDSHLTDQRSNNNSSAVQLSMAIPMAPNPAARSYHSPNDA from the exons ATGAGCAACTCATCAGTCACAGTGGCGGGGGTGGGATCAAGATCACCACCAGGTTTCACGATGTCTCAGTGGCATGAGCTGGAGCATCAAGTTCTTATCTTTAAGTGTTTAAATGCAGGGTTACCTGTCCCTCCTTCCCTTCTCCTTCCTATTCGTAAGAGTTTTCAGCTTCTTTCCCCTGGTTTCTTGCACCCATCAAATT TGAGCTACTGTTCCTATTTTGGGAAGAAGATTGACTCAGAGCCAGGGAGGTGTCGGAGGACAGATGGCAAGAAATGGAGGTGCTCCAAAGATGCTCACCCAGACTCCAAGTACTGTGAGCGGCATATGAATAGAAGCCGTAACCGTTCAAGAAAGCCTGTGGAATCACAAACTACCTCTCAGTCCTTGTCAACTGTGGCATCAGAAATTGCAACTGGGAGCAGCAGCATTGGGAGCAGAGGGTATCCAACTAATCCTGGGACCTTAGGTTTGGGAAGTAATATGTCACGTTGGCAGATGGAGTCTATGCCTTATGGTGTTAATAGTAAAGACTACAG GTCTCTCCATGGACCGAAGCCTGAAGCAGATGAGAAAACTTTCCTACCAGAAGCTTTGGGAAATACAAGAAGCTTTGGAATGAACTCTACTGTGGACAGCACTTGGCATCTCACATCCCAAGTCCCTGCAAACCCTGTGCCAGAATCAAGAAATGGTTCTCTTTTGCAAAACTACCCACAAGTACAGACACTGCAGGATTTTGAGCCCCTAACTGTTGATGCTGCATCGTcaaaacaacagcagcagcagcattatTTATTTGGAAGGGAGTTCAGTTCATCAGGATCTATGAGGCGGGAAAATCAGTCTCTTCAGCCTCTCTTTGACGAGTGGCCAAAATGCAGGGATATGGATTCCCATCTCACTGATCAAAGATCTAACAATAACTCGTCTGCTGTTCAGCTATCAATGGCCATTCCAATGGCTCCTAACCCTGCTGCGAGGAGTTATCATTCCCCAAATG ATGCTTGA
- the LOC7491894 gene encoding putative disease resistance protein At4g19050: MDSETEKKIVNWLKEDDAPRLILVGIAGVGKTWMAKRIRECAITEGYAVLWVSMTVKHDNMSLYKIIAHQLSLLSTIEKLEEDDIDEEKEESPDNLKKKVSEKLEEIREENKPLLLILDDEEPKRYGSKDLLELEPLCSVNSQHKLKILISRRNIDDGQTAETSQREIKVEPLSEEDSLSLLKKRVTRVSQSSAFEKFSNATAEKSKGLPAAIILMAEALNQVGEHDLDGALKEAEKDVSSFLHCAYGMLPSGVVTDCLWHCREFFHNYGGLHYNKLITYWIMEGYFDPVTDVEKAYEKGHSVLMQLLNRRMLKIQEDNIVILEGATQSIVDNRLGGFSGTANLGLASLVPGGELKGLDKITPMDGMIKTLCSGKKWKEVHALLIHGSRLLREVPEKLFQRMDGLEVLAVFDLKLKQLPSSLSQLKYLHVLVLRGCDLLDNIDHISKLKKLTVLEISGASSLTKISDDFFAQLTQLQSLNLSGSQLQELPSTISKLIELRWLILRRCKRLESLPKIHELSKLEVFDLSDATLFNNVQEKSFTIFKKLKIIDLSNTQIVRLPFISDLKDLTRILLRGCTSLSRLPKLENLPLLQILDLSDAVQLKEINALKFLDQSGITSNHSASCIGNLSELYLMGCHKLKELPCTENLTGLRVLDLSDASSLERFIDKSFNHLSLLHSINLSKTKVRSLPSLSDLHNLCFLLLRGCLCLEQLDVGGLTRLKELDLSGCENLYGLQGLNALQKLEVLDLSGCVALPEIQVQSFLNMSCLQKLNLSATKVESLSSLNSSCLCQLVLRDCTNLKILPSSKSLSKLEVLDLCGAKALGEILSDLFVHMIHLQNLNLSHIILQEFSFVSKFTKLRQLSLECCRGLGTVPFLTELTGLEILDLSETDVCSLSSLEKLSHLSRLLLRKCSRLHNLPSLKSLIQLEVLDISESGVTEFPYEISELAHLKHLYMTNLKVKVDWERIKRLPGQFDFSNLDEIDDVGKNPSILVNGTEFFQNLKKYDASLLKKYLKQIFFCVCPPIEKANGGGMYLQREDIISNDAYFDIREFPRGNVPSIELCGFEKYPTGVEYVLEQTECISLVENGFMKGLSSLGSDTLKLKHCWLERCTEMENIFSDHKDVKLGENLEVLWVSNLTKLKSLCSWKVGSINLNNLQHLHVDCCPMLEEVFPLKSGLENLKIMKIKFCERLKMVFKCDGSVNSELPKLQELHLFELPELTHFGARYPREVKPNVFACPKLKLEVSGDFSNGQNASAQNAGTGA, encoded by the coding sequence ATGGACTCGGAGACAGAGAAAAAGATAGTGAACTGGTTGAAAGAAGACGATGCACCAAGACTTATTCTTGTTGGCATTGCTGGAGTAGGGAAAACATGGATGGCAAAGAGGATTAGAGAATGTGCAATCACTGAGGGTTATGCTGTTCTCTGGGTATCCATGACTGTAAAACACGATAACATGTCGCTTTACAAGATTATTGCTCACCAGTTGTCTCTACTGTCCACTATTGAGAAATTGGAAGAAGATGACATTGATGAGGAGAAGGAGGAAAGCCCCGATAACTTGAAGAAGAAAGTATCAGAAAAGCTTGAAGAGATCAGAGAAGAAAACAAGCCTCTTCTGCTAATTCTGGATGATGAGGAGCCCAAGAGATATGGAAGCAAGGACTTGCTGGAGTTGGAACCTCTGTGTAGTGTGAACTCGCAACACAAACTGAAGATTTTAATTTCCAGAAGAAACATTGATGATGGACAGACTGCTGAGACCTCCCAGAGAGAGATTAAGGTTGAACCCCTGTCTGAAGAAGACTCGTTGTCTTTATTGAAGAAAAGAGTGACACGAGTTTCTCAATCTTctgcttttgaaaaattctcCAATGCTACTGCTGAAAAGAGCAAGGGTTTACCGGCTGCAATCATCCTGATGGCTGAAGCCCTAAATCAAGTTGGAGAACACGATCTAGATGGTGCTTTGAAAGAAGCAGAAAAGGATGTATCTTCGTTCCTGCACTGTGCATATGGAATGTTACCCAGTGGTGTAGTAACTGATTGCCTTTGGCACTGTAGAGAATTCTTTCATAACTATGGCGGCCTGCACTACAACAAGTTGATCACTTACTGGATAATGGAAGGCTATTTTGATCCCGTTACTGATGTTGAGAAGGCTTATGAGAAAGGACACTCTGTTTTGATGCAGCTTTTGAATCGTCGCATGCTTAAGATACAAGAGGATAATATTGTGATACTTGAAGGTGCAACACAGAGCATTGTTGATAATCGCTTGGGTGGATTCAGTGGGACAGCCAATCTTGGACTGGCTAGCTTGGTACCTGGTGGTGAATTGAAAGGACTTGACAAAATCACACCTATGGATGGCATGATAAAAACACTGTGCAGTGGTAAAAAATGGAAAGAGGTCCATGCATTACTGATTCATGGAAGCCGTCTTTTAAGGGAAGTCCCTGAAAAATTGTTTCAGCGCATGGATGGACTTGAGGTACTTGCTGTTTTTGATCTCAAACTCAAACAGTTGCCGTCATCTTTGTCTCAATTGAAATACCTGCATGTGCTTGTGCTCAGAGGCTGTGATCTATTAGACAACATtgatcacatctcaaagctcaaGAAGCTAACTGTTCTTGAGATATCTGGGGCTAGTTCCTTGACAAAAATCTCAGATGATTTTTTTGCACAACTGACTCAACTTCAGAGTCTCAACTTATCTGGATCCCAGCTGCAAGAGTTACCTTCTACTATTTCCAAACTGATTGAACTGCGTTGGCTCATTCTGAGAAGATGTAAGAGGTTGGAAAGTCTGCCAAAAATACATGAACTTTCAAAGCTTGAAGTGTTTGACCTCTCAGATGCTACCTTGTTCAATAATGTCCAAGAAAAAAGCTTTACAATTTTTAAGAAACTGAAAATTATTGATCTTTCCAATACCCAGATTGTACGCTTACCATTTATCAGTGACCTTAAAGATCTAACGCGCATCTTATTGAGAGGCTGCACAAGCTTATCAAGACTGCCCAAGCTAGAAAATCTACCTCTCCTCCAAATTCTTGATCTTTCAGATGCTGTTCAACTGAAGGAGATCAATGCCCTTAAATTCCTTGATCAATCAGGAATCACAAGCAATCATTCAGCTTCCTGCATTGGCAATCTTTCTGAACTCTATTTGATGGGCTGTCATAAACTAAAAGAACTTCCATGCACAGAAAATCTCACTGGCCTCAGAGTACTTGATCTTTCTGATGCTTCTAGCTTGGAAAGATTCATCGACAAATCCTTTAACCATCTGAGCCTCCTTCATTCTATCAACCTCTCAAAAACCAAAGTGAGAAGTCTTCCATCTCTGTCTGACCTCCATAATCTTTGTTTTCTATTGCTAAGGGGCTGTTTATGCTTGGAACAACTAGACGTTGGAGGGCTTACTAGACTCAAGGAGCTAGATCTCTCTGGTTGTGAGAATCTGTATGGATTGCAGGGACTTAATGCCCTTCAAAAACTGGAGGTTCTTGATCTTTCTGGTTGTGTTGCTTTACCAGAAATTCAAGTGCAATCATTCCTGAACATGTCTTGCCTTCAGAAACTCAATCTCTCTGCAACAAAGGTTGAAAGTCTAAGTTCTCTAAATTCTAGCTGCCTTTGTCAACTTGTACTAAGAGATTGCACGAACCTCAAAATCCTTCCATCTTCAAAATCATTGTCAAAGCTTGAGGTGCTTGATCTTTGTGGTGCTAAGGCTTTAGGTGAAATCCTATCAGATCTCTTTGTACACATGATTCACCTTCAAAATCTCAACCTATCTCATATCATTCTCCaagaattttcatttgtttccaAATTCACCAAGCTCAGGCAGCTTTCACTGGAATGCTGTCGAGGCTTAGGAACAGTGCCGTTTTTGACAGAACTTACAGGACTCGAGATTCTTGATCTTTCTGAGACAGATGTTTGCTCTCTATCATCCCTGGAAAAACTTAGCCACCTATCTAGGCTTTTGCTCAGAAAATGTTCACGCCTACATAACTTGCCATCCCTGAAATCACTTATTCAACTAGAGGTTCTTGATATATCAGAGAGTGGCGTCACAGAATTTCCGTATGAAATCTCAGAATTGGCTCATTTAAAGCACCTTTATATGACAAACTTGAAAGTCAAAGTTGATTGGGAGAGAATTAAGCGCTTACCAGGTCAGTTTGACTTTTCTAACCTTGATGAAATTGATGACGTTGGTAAGAATCCTTCCATACTTGTGAATGGGAcagagttttttcaaaatttgaagaaataCGATGCCAGCTTGCTAAAGAAGTACCTGAAGCAAATTTTTTTCTGCGTTTGTCCTCCTATTGAGAAAGCTAATGGTGGTGGAATGTATCTTCAGAGAGAGGATATTATCTCAAATGATGCTTACTTTGACATTAGAGAGTTTCCGCGTGGTAATGTTCCGTCTATAGAACTCTGTGGATTTGAAAAGTATCCCACTGGTGTGGAGTATGTCCTTGAGCAAACAGAGTGCATCTCTTTGGTTGAAAATGGGTTTATGAAAGGCTTGTCTAGTTTGGGCTCTGACACCTTGAAGTTGAAACACTGTTGGTTAGAGAGATGCACCgaaatggaaaatattttctctgaTCATAAAGATGTCAAACTGGGGGAAAATCTTGAGGTTCTGTGGGTTTCAAACCTTACTAAACTCAAGAGCCTATGCAGTTGGAAAGTGGGATCTATAAACTTGAATAATCTTCAGCATCTGCATGTGGATTGTTGTCCAATGCTGGAAGAGGTTTTTCCTTTAAAGTCAGGGCTGGAAAAcctcaaaataatgaaaatcaaattctgTGAGAGATTAAAGATGGTTTTTAAATGTGATGGCTCAGTCAACAGCGAATTGCCAAAGTTGCAAGAGTTGCATCTATTTGAATTGCCAGAGCTGACACATTTTGGGGCCCGATATCCACGTGAAGTCAAGCCTAATGTCTTTGCATGCCCAAAGCTGAAACTGGAAGTATCAGGTGACTTCTCAAATGGACAAAATGCATCTGCTCAGAATGCAGGAACTGGAGCATAA
- the LOC18096998 gene encoding growth-regulating factor 5 isoform X4 — protein MSNSSVTVAGVGSRSPPGFTMSQWHELEHQVLIFKCLNAGLPVPPSLLLPILSYCSYFGKKIDSEPGRCRRTDGKKWRCSKDAHPDSKYCERHMNRSRNRSRKPVESQTTSQSLSTVASEIATGSSSIGSRGYPTNPGTLGLGSNMSRWQMESMPYGVNSKDYRSLHGPKPEADEKTFLPEALGNTRSFGMNSTVDSTWHLTSQVPANPVPESRNGSLLQNYPQVQTLQDFEPLTVDAASSKQQQQQHYLFGREFSSSGSMRRENQSLQPLFDEWPKCRDMDSHLTDQRSNNNSSAVQLSMAIPMAPNPAARSYHSPNGETDA, from the exons ATGAGCAACTCATCAGTCACAGTGGCGGGGGTGGGATCAAGATCACCACCAGGTTTCACGATGTCTCAGTGGCATGAGCTGGAGCATCAAGTTCTTATCTTTAAGTGTTTAAATGCAGGGTTACCTGTCCCTCCTTCCCTTCTCCTTCCTATTC TGAGCTACTGTTCCTATTTTGGGAAGAAGATTGACTCAGAGCCAGGGAGGTGTCGGAGGACAGATGGCAAGAAATGGAGGTGCTCCAAAGATGCTCACCCAGACTCCAAGTACTGTGAGCGGCATATGAATAGAAGCCGTAACCGTTCAAGAAAGCCTGTGGAATCACAAACTACCTCTCAGTCCTTGTCAACTGTGGCATCAGAAATTGCAACTGGGAGCAGCAGCATTGGGAGCAGAGGGTATCCAACTAATCCTGGGACCTTAGGTTTGGGAAGTAATATGTCACGTTGGCAGATGGAGTCTATGCCTTATGGTGTTAATAGTAAAGACTACAG GTCTCTCCATGGACCGAAGCCTGAAGCAGATGAGAAAACTTTCCTACCAGAAGCTTTGGGAAATACAAGAAGCTTTGGAATGAACTCTACTGTGGACAGCACTTGGCATCTCACATCCCAAGTCCCTGCAAACCCTGTGCCAGAATCAAGAAATGGTTCTCTTTTGCAAAACTACCCACAAGTACAGACACTGCAGGATTTTGAGCCCCTAACTGTTGATGCTGCATCGTcaaaacaacagcagcagcagcattatTTATTTGGAAGGGAGTTCAGTTCATCAGGATCTATGAGGCGGGAAAATCAGTCTCTTCAGCCTCTCTTTGACGAGTGGCCAAAATGCAGGGATATGGATTCCCATCTCACTGATCAAAGATCTAACAATAACTCGTCTGCTGTTCAGCTATCAATGGCCATTCCAATGGCTCCTAACCCTGCTGCGAGGAGTTATCATTCCCCAAATGGTGAGACAG ATGCTTGA
- the LOC7491895 gene encoding uncharacterized protein LOC7491895, whose amino-acid sequence MSEDLRGKLGPDHFSYYASEVERLLQDEDNHFLTSQTAEILGNKHEHAKWEDRLQPSCDLGSSFSNSVGPRLSDFQREMLKLRLQQSVVVLTSEVNEMLDPVLSMCRLQSQLTARPALSKADAKQVPSQKVMVSSYSSSTNTPLAASPSNSSTEDDDMKFLLENNSSHVEKTLKKYSDELLSTLEHMEQKLEELLDAVASNCRPMTHTEKQQLQKLIKKLPPKKLDRVVEIVQRSKPIESQDHDEIFVNLEEKDNATVWRLYYYAEAAEKARLL is encoded by the exons ATGTCAGAAGATTTAAGGGGTAAACTTGGACCAGATCACTTCAGTTACTATGCAAGCGAAGTAGAACGATTGTTGCAAGATGAGGATAACCATTTTTTGACTTCACAAACTGCTGAAATTCTTGGAAATAAACATGAGCATGCCAAATGGGAGGACAGGCTTCAACCCAGTTGCGATTTGGGTTCTTCCTTTAGTAATTCTGTTGGACCACGGCTTTCGGATTTCCAAAGAGAAATGTTGAAGTTACGTCTTCAGCAATCTGTGGTGGTTCTAACATCAGAAGTCAATGAG ATGCTTGATCCGGTCTTATCCATGTGCCGGTTACAATCACAGCTCACAGCAAGACCTGCATTATCTAAAGCTGATGCAAAGCAAGTTCCCTCTCAGAAAGTTATGGTTTCTTCATATTCCTCATCAACCAACACTCCTTTGGCTGCTAGTCCTTCTAACTCTTCTACAGAG GATGATGATATGAAGTTCCTTCTAGAGAATAACAGCTCCCATGTTGAGAAGACACTGAAGAAATATTCTGATGAACTACTTTCAACA ttGGAACACATGGAGCAAAAGCTTGAAGAACTTCTTGATGCAGTGGCATCTAACTGCAG GCCAATGACTCATACTGAGAAGCAGCAActtcaaaaactaattaagaagcTACCACCGAAGAAGCTTGACCGGGTAGTTGAGATTGTTCAACGTAGCAAGCCAATAGAAAGCCAAGACCATGATGAAATTTTTGTCAATTTAGAAGAAAAG GATAACGCAACAGTTTGGAGATTGTATTACTATGCTGAAGCAGCGGAGAAGGCTAGACTCCTCTAA
- the LOC7491893 gene encoding uncharacterized protein LOC7491893 — protein MGSFIGHALPGTLFLLVGVWHIWSSLVRYVSNPKSFRVRVWNPVPGFDGKLEYLELYLVAGGAFIDMCIEVLYSTHLKFFINGVLNPHHMNDFEHGGMLLMFFIFGVVSLLSEKTRFLPLPEGALCLVAAAAFSAEYLLFYFHSTTHKGLEGHYHLLLVLLIGLCVLSVAAGALLRTSFPVDLSSGIAITLQGLWFYQTAFTLYGPMMPNGCQLKGDQIVCRSSDSLVRGELLANFQLFSLVFGVLVTVAASYGFAASRYGHSDLKSLHVLPDGLE, from the exons ATGGGTTCTTTCATCGGGCATGCTTTACCAGGAACATTGTTTCTATTGGTTGGTGTATGGCATATATGGAGCTCTTTGGTTAGATATGTATCGAATCCAAAGTCATTTCGCGTCCGGGTTTGGAACCCTGTGCCTGGTTTTGATGGGAAGCTTGAGTACTTGGAGCTTTATCTTGTAGCGGGTGGTGCCTTTATTGACATGTGTATTGAGGTTTTGTACTCTACGCACCTAAAATTCTTTATCAACGGAGTCTTGAATCCTCATCATATGAATGATTTTGAGCACGGTGGAATGCTTCTCATGTTCTTTATCTTCGGGGTTGTCAGTTTGCTATCAGAGAAAACAAG ATTTCTACCCTTGCCAGAAGGAGCCCTCTGCTTGGTTGCTGCAGCGGCATTTTCTGCAGAGTATCTCCTGTTTTACTTTCACTCAACAACCCATAAAGGGCTTGAAGGGCACTACCATCTCCTCCTTGTCCTTCTGATAGGCCTCTGTGTTTTATCCGTTGCGGCGGGGGCACTTCTCCGAACCAGCTTTCCTGTTGATTTATCCAGTGGCATTGCTATAACTCTCCAAGGCCTCTGGTTTTATCAGACTGCCTTCACTCTCTACGGTCCCATGATGCCCAACGGATGTCAGCTTAAGGGCGATCAGATTGTGTGTCGATCATCAGACAGTCTGGTTCGAGGCGAGCTGCTTGCAAACTTTCAGCTCTTCTCCTTGGTCTTTGGTGTCCTAGTCACTGTTGCGGCCTCATATGGTTTTGCAGCTTCAAGATATGGGCATTCTGATCTTAAGAGCTTGCATGTTCTTCCCGATGGATTAGAATGA